A genomic stretch from Telopea speciosissima isolate NSW1024214 ecotype Mountain lineage chromosome 7, Tspe_v1, whole genome shotgun sequence includes:
- the LOC122669768 gene encoding uncharacterized protein LOC122669768 isoform X2: MTMTQFAMVEELAFLVKDNLPCKHLVLSMEEALVNFLQDDTSTDGILELEPMNPYNRLLLHRLADIFGPAILVSDILWQYDGYQSSTTSCQLLRREETFPALKKKPASLQLSLEEREAAYLAARERIFSKDGNEIKQSVSQKPRNVPVVARRMIAHALGQRIDLSNDKTTLLGSIENEKQTEKIKVHRNSRSETSQEAIPRSNQCLTSSSTRMCGTPVGRCPTNTTSENEKMMQKQPVVKQSASVSVPQAGNSDRVACQEHIKREHMGAARRMFAHALGLNSTKENPGLMLKCSESKPTDNE, encoded by the exons GTTGAGGAGCTGGCGTTTCTTGTCAAAGACAATCTTCCTTGCAAGCATCTTGTTCTCTCCATGGAAGAAGCTTTGGTTAATTTTCTTCAGGATGACACAAG CACAGATGGGATCCTGGAACTGGAACCTATGAATCCATACAACCGCCTTCTCTTGCATCGCCTAGCGGATATTTTTGG ACCAGCCATCCTTGTTAGTGATATTTTGTGGCAGTATGATGGTTATCAGTCTTCAACAACATCGTGCCAACTACTAAGGCGGGAAGAGACGTTCCCAG cATTGAAGAAAAAGCCAGCTTCTCTTCAACTGTCactggaggagagagaagcagcTTACCTGGCTGCTCGTGAACGAATCTTTTCAAAAGATGGCAATGAAATAAAGCAATCTGTCTCACAGAAGCCTCGAAACGTTCCTGTGGTTGCTCGCAGGATGATTGCTCATGCACTGGGCCAGAGGATTGATTTATCCAATGATAAGACCACCCTCCTGGGAAGTATAGAAAATGAAAAGCAAACCGAGAAAATTAAAGTCCATAGAAATTCAAGGTCTGAAACTTCTCAAGAGGCCATTCCCCGGTCCAATCAATGTTTGACCTCGAGTAGTACTAGGATGTGTGGTACACCAGTGGGCAGATGCCCGACTAATACTACATCAGAGAATGAAAAGATGATGCAAAAACAGCCAGTTGTTAAACAGTCTGCTAGTGTTAGTGTGCCACAAGCCGGAAACTCTGACAGAGTTGCTTGCCAGGAACATATTAAGCGGGAGCATATGGGAGCTGCAAGGAGGATGTTCGCTCATGCTTTGGGCCTGAATTCAACCAAGGAGAATCCTGGTCTTATGTTGAAGTGCAGCGAATCTAAGCCAACTGATAATGAGTAA
- the LOC122669768 gene encoding uncharacterized protein LOC122669768 isoform X1: MTMTQFAMVEELAFLVKDNLPCKHLVLSMEEALVNFLQDDTSTDGILELEPMNPYNRLLLHRLADIFGFAHESVGEGDDRHLVLERCPESSIPAILVSDILWQYDGYQSSTTSCQLLRREETFPALKKKPASLQLSLEEREAAYLAARERIFSKDGNEIKQSVSQKPRNVPVVARRMIAHALGQRIDLSNDKTTLLGSIENEKQTEKIKVHRNSRSETSQEAIPRSNQCLTSSSTRMCGTPVGRCPTNTTSENEKMMQKQPVVKQSASVSVPQAGNSDRVACQEHIKREHMGAARRMFAHALGLNSTKENPGLMLKCSESKPTDNE; this comes from the exons GTTGAGGAGCTGGCGTTTCTTGTCAAAGACAATCTTCCTTGCAAGCATCTTGTTCTCTCCATGGAAGAAGCTTTGGTTAATTTTCTTCAGGATGACACAAG CACAGATGGGATCCTGGAACTGGAACCTATGAATCCATACAACCGCCTTCTCTTGCATCGCCTAGCGGATATTTTTGG GTTTGCCCATGAATCTGTTGGTGAAGGAGATGATCGCCATCTAGTTTTGGAACGATGCCCAGAGTCATCAAT ACCAGCCATCCTTGTTAGTGATATTTTGTGGCAGTATGATGGTTATCAGTCTTCAACAACATCGTGCCAACTACTAAGGCGGGAAGAGACGTTCCCAG cATTGAAGAAAAAGCCAGCTTCTCTTCAACTGTCactggaggagagagaagcagcTTACCTGGCTGCTCGTGAACGAATCTTTTCAAAAGATGGCAATGAAATAAAGCAATCTGTCTCACAGAAGCCTCGAAACGTTCCTGTGGTTGCTCGCAGGATGATTGCTCATGCACTGGGCCAGAGGATTGATTTATCCAATGATAAGACCACCCTCCTGGGAAGTATAGAAAATGAAAAGCAAACCGAGAAAATTAAAGTCCATAGAAATTCAAGGTCTGAAACTTCTCAAGAGGCCATTCCCCGGTCCAATCAATGTTTGACCTCGAGTAGTACTAGGATGTGTGGTACACCAGTGGGCAGATGCCCGACTAATACTACATCAGAGAATGAAAAGATGATGCAAAAACAGCCAGTTGTTAAACAGTCTGCTAGTGTTAGTGTGCCACAAGCCGGAAACTCTGACAGAGTTGCTTGCCAGGAACATATTAAGCGGGAGCATATGGGAGCTGCAAGGAGGATGTTCGCTCATGCTTTGGGCCTGAATTCAACCAAGGAGAATCCTGGTCTTATGTTGAAGTGCAGCGAATCTAAGCCAACTGATAATGAGTAA
- the LOC122669768 gene encoding uncharacterized protein LOC122669768 isoform X3 produces the protein MNPYNRLLLHRLADIFGFAHESVGEGDDRHLVLERCPESSIPAILVSDILWQYDGYQSSTTSCQLLRREETFPALKKKPASLQLSLEEREAAYLAARERIFSKDGNEIKQSVSQKPRNVPVVARRMIAHALGQRIDLSNDKTTLLGSIENEKQTEKIKVHRNSRSETSQEAIPRSNQCLTSSSTRMCGTPVGRCPTNTTSENEKMMQKQPVVKQSASVSVPQAGNSDRVACQEHIKREHMGAARRMFAHALGLNSTKENPGLMLKCSESKPTDNE, from the exons ATGAATCCATACAACCGCCTTCTCTTGCATCGCCTAGCGGATATTTTTGG GTTTGCCCATGAATCTGTTGGTGAAGGAGATGATCGCCATCTAGTTTTGGAACGATGCCCAGAGTCATCAAT ACCAGCCATCCTTGTTAGTGATATTTTGTGGCAGTATGATGGTTATCAGTCTTCAACAACATCGTGCCAACTACTAAGGCGGGAAGAGACGTTCCCAG cATTGAAGAAAAAGCCAGCTTCTCTTCAACTGTCactggaggagagagaagcagcTTACCTGGCTGCTCGTGAACGAATCTTTTCAAAAGATGGCAATGAAATAAAGCAATCTGTCTCACAGAAGCCTCGAAACGTTCCTGTGGTTGCTCGCAGGATGATTGCTCATGCACTGGGCCAGAGGATTGATTTATCCAATGATAAGACCACCCTCCTGGGAAGTATAGAAAATGAAAAGCAAACCGAGAAAATTAAAGTCCATAGAAATTCAAGGTCTGAAACTTCTCAAGAGGCCATTCCCCGGTCCAATCAATGTTTGACCTCGAGTAGTACTAGGATGTGTGGTACACCAGTGGGCAGATGCCCGACTAATACTACATCAGAGAATGAAAAGATGATGCAAAAACAGCCAGTTGTTAAACAGTCTGCTAGTGTTAGTGTGCCACAAGCCGGAAACTCTGACAGAGTTGCTTGCCAGGAACATATTAAGCGGGAGCATATGGGAGCTGCAAGGAGGATGTTCGCTCATGCTTTGGGCCTGAATTCAACCAAGGAGAATCCTGGTCTTATGTTGAAGTGCAGCGAATCTAAGCCAACTGATAATGAGTAA